A section of the Streptomyces sp. V3I8 genome encodes:
- a CDS encoding alpha-1,4-glucan--maltose-1-phosphate maltosyltransferase, producing MPAMHHQPSPPPTPGTTPPPDQGAEAERPRSPATRTGTAGTTGAAKPPKPARTSKQAKQAKTPKSARPAKLAEPAKSAGSPQPAGSPQPAAPASAPQYTPVIGRIPVLDVRPLVAGGRRPAKAVAGEAFEISATVFREGHDAVAANVVLRDPEGRPGPWTPLRELAPGTDRWGATVSVPETGLWTYTVEAWSDPVSTWHHHAGIKIPAGIDTELVLEEGALLYERAAAGVPQSKGRRDTLLAAVRALRDTGRPAAARLAAALTPDVRHVLARHPLRELVTSAEPLPLLVERERALYGSWYEFFPRSEGAVVEPGKPPVSGTFRTAAARLPAIAAMGFDVVYLPPVHPIGTTFRKGPNNTLDPGPDDVGVPWAIGSAEGGHDAVHPDLGTIDDFDDFVRRAAELNLEIALDFALQCSPDHPWVEKHPEWFHHRSDGTIAYAENPPKKYQDIYPIAFDADMPGLVRETLRVLRFWMAHGVRIFRVDNPHTKPVVFWEQVIADINRTDPDVIFLAEAFTRPAMMHTLGAIGFQQSYTYFTWRNTKEELTEYLTELSGDAAAYMRPNFFVNTPDILHEFLQHGGRPAFELRAVLAATLSPTWGVYSGYELCEGTPVREGSEEYLNSEKYELRPRDWEAAEREGRSIAPLIAELNAIRRRSPALRQLRDLHFHHTDKDAVLAYSKSVTDARGSNTVLVVVNLDPHHTQEATVSLDMPRLGLDWHASVPVRDELSGETYHWGRTNYVRLTPGERPAHVMSVLRPSSPPTGGSPT from the coding sequence ATGCCCGCCATGCACCATCAGCCGTCACCACCCCCGACGCCCGGCACGACACCACCCCCCGACCAGGGGGCGGAAGCGGAGCGGCCACGGTCACCGGCGACCAGGACCGGGACGGCCGGGACGACAGGGGCGGCGAAGCCGCCCAAGCCTGCCAGGACGAGCAAGCAGGCCAAGCAGGCCAAGACACCGAAGTCCGCCAGGCCGGCGAAATTGGCGGAGCCGGCGAAATCGGCCGGCTCACCGCAGCCGGCCGGATCACCGCAGCCGGCCGCGCCCGCGAGTGCGCCGCAGTACACGCCCGTGATCGGCCGTATCCCCGTCCTGGACGTGCGCCCCCTCGTCGCGGGTGGCCGCCGCCCCGCGAAGGCCGTGGCGGGAGAGGCCTTCGAGATCTCCGCGACGGTCTTCCGCGAGGGCCATGACGCGGTCGCCGCGAACGTCGTCCTGCGTGACCCCGAGGGGCGCCCGGGACCCTGGACGCCCCTGCGCGAGCTCGCGCCCGGCACGGACCGCTGGGGCGCCACCGTCTCCGTACCGGAGACAGGTCTGTGGACGTACACCGTGGAGGCCTGGAGCGACCCCGTCTCCACCTGGCACCACCACGCCGGGATCAAGATCCCGGCGGGGATCGACACCGAGCTGGTCCTGGAGGAGGGCGCGCTGCTGTACGAGCGGGCCGCGGCCGGCGTGCCGCAGAGCAAGGGGCGGCGCGACACGCTCCTCGCGGCCGTGCGGGCGCTGCGCGACACCGGCCGTCCCGCCGCCGCCCGGCTGGCCGCCGCGCTCACCCCCGACGTGCGCCACGTCCTCGCGCGCCACCCCCTGCGCGAGCTGGTCACGTCCGCCGAGCCGCTCCCCCTCCTCGTGGAGCGGGAGCGGGCGCTGTACGGCTCCTGGTACGAGTTCTTCCCGCGCTCGGAGGGCGCGGTGGTGGAGCCCGGGAAGCCGCCGGTCAGCGGCACGTTCCGGACCGCGGCGGCACGGCTGCCCGCGATCGCCGCCATGGGCTTCGACGTGGTGTACCTGCCGCCGGTCCACCCCATCGGCACGACCTTCCGCAAGGGCCCCAACAACACGCTGGACCCGGGCCCGGACGACGTCGGGGTCCCCTGGGCGATCGGCTCGGCGGAGGGCGGGCACGACGCCGTCCACCCCGACCTCGGCACCATCGACGACTTCGACGACTTCGTGCGCCGGGCCGCCGAACTGAACCTGGAGATCGCGCTCGACTTCGCGCTCCAGTGCTCGCCCGACCACCCGTGGGTGGAGAAGCACCCGGAGTGGTTCCACCACCGCTCCGACGGCACGATCGCGTACGCGGAGAACCCGCCGAAGAAGTACCAGGACATCTATCCGATCGCCTTCGACGCGGACATGCCCGGCCTGGTGCGGGAGACGCTGCGGGTGCTGCGGTTCTGGATGGCGCACGGGGTGCGGATCTTCCGCGTGGACAATCCGCACACGAAACCGGTCGTCTTCTGGGAGCAGGTGATCGCGGACATCAACCGCACCGACCCGGACGTGATCTTCCTGGCGGAGGCGTTCACCCGCCCCGCGATGATGCACACGCTCGGTGCGATCGGTTTCCAGCAGTCGTACACTTATTTCACCTGGCGCAACACCAAAGAGGAACTGACCGAATACCTCACCGAGCTCTCCGGTGACGCGGCCGCCTACATGCGGCCCAATTTCTTCGTCAACACCCCGGACATCCTGCACGAATTCCTGCAGCACGGCGGGCGGCCCGCTTTCGAACTGCGCGCGGTACTGGCGGCGACGCTCTCCCCGACCTGGGGTGTCTACAGCGGATACGAGCTGTGCGAAGGCACACCTGTGCGTGAGGGCAGCGAAGAATACCTGAACTCCGAAAAGTACGAACTGCGTCCGCGGGACTGGGAGGCGGCGGAACGCGAGGGTCGTAGCATCGCCCCCCTGATCGCCGAACTCAACGCGATCAGACGTCGCAGCCCCGCCCTTCGGCAACTGCGCGACCTGCATTTCCACCACACGGACAAGGACGCGGTGCTCGCGTACTCGAAGTCCGTCACGGACGCACGCGGATCGAACACGGTTCTGGTGGTCGTGAACCTCGACCCCCACCACACCCAGGAGGCCACGGTCTCGTTGGACATGCCACGACTCGGCCTGGACTGGCACGCGTCGGTGCCGGTGCGCGACGAGCTCTCCGGCGAGACATACCACTGGGGCAGGACCAACTACGTGCGCCTCACGCCGGGAGAGCGGCCCGCGCACGTCATGAGCGTCCTGCGACCGTCCTCACCGCCCACCGGAGGGTCACCCACATGA
- the treS gene encoding maltose alpha-D-glucosyltransferase — protein sequence MIVNEPVEDKFEDTPAKDRDPEWFKRAVFYEVLVRSFQDSNGDGIGDLKGLTAKLDYLQWLGVDCLWLPPFFQSPLRDGGYDVSDYTAVLPEFGDLADFVEFVDAAHQRGMRVIIDFVMNHTSDQHPWFQASRNDPTGPYGDYYMWADDDQQYADARIIFVDTEVSNWTFDPIRKQYYFHRFFSHQPDLNFENPAVVEEIISALKFWLDLGIDGFRLDAVPYLFAEEGTDCENLPATHHVLKRVRAEIDAHYPDTVLLAEANQWPEDVVDYFGDYTAGGDECHMAFHFPVMPRIFMAVRRESRYPVSEILAKTPAIPSGCQWGIFLRNHDELTLEMVTDEERDYMYAEYAKDPRMRANIGIRRRLATLLDNDRNQIELFTALLLSLPGSPILYYGDEIGMGDNIWLGDRDAVRTPMQWTPDRNAGFSSCDPGRLFLPTIMDPVHGYQVTNVEASMSNPSSLLHWTRRMIEIRKQNPAFGLGSYTELPSSNPAVIAFLREYKDDLVLCVHNFSRFAQPTELDLQAFAGRHPVELIGGVRFPAIGELPYLLTLAGHGFYWFRLRKDTVRSR from the coding sequence ATGATCGTCAACGAGCCCGTCGAAGACAAGTTCGAAGACACCCCCGCCAAGGACCGCGACCCCGAATGGTTCAAACGCGCCGTCTTCTACGAAGTCCTCGTACGCTCCTTCCAGGACAGCAACGGCGACGGCATCGGCGACCTCAAAGGCCTCACCGCCAAACTCGACTACCTGCAATGGCTGGGCGTCGACTGCCTGTGGCTGCCCCCCTTCTTCCAGTCGCCCCTGCGCGACGGCGGCTACGACGTCTCCGACTACACCGCCGTCCTGCCCGAATTCGGCGACCTCGCCGACTTCGTCGAATTCGTCGACGCCGCCCACCAGCGCGGCATGCGCGTCATCATCGACTTCGTCATGAACCACACCAGCGACCAGCACCCGTGGTTCCAGGCCTCCCGCAACGACCCCACCGGCCCCTACGGCGACTACTACATGTGGGCCGACGACGACCAGCAGTACGCCGATGCCCGCATCATCTTCGTCGACACCGAAGTCTCCAACTGGACCTTCGACCCCATCCGCAAGCAGTACTACTTCCACCGCTTCTTCTCCCACCAGCCCGACCTCAACTTCGAAAACCCCGCCGTCGTCGAAGAAATCATCTCCGCCCTCAAATTCTGGCTCGACCTGGGCATCGACGGCTTCCGCCTGGACGCCGTGCCCTACCTCTTCGCCGAAGAGGGCACCGACTGCGAAAACCTCCCCGCCACCCACCACGTCCTCAAACGCGTCCGCGCCGAGATCGACGCCCACTACCCCGACACCGTCCTGCTCGCCGAAGCCAACCAATGGCCCGAAGACGTCGTCGACTACTTCGGCGACTACACCGCCGGCGGCGACGAATGCCACATGGCCTTCCACTTCCCCGTCATGCCCCGCATCTTCATGGCCGTACGCCGCGAATCGCGCTACCCCGTCTCCGAAATCCTCGCCAAGACCCCCGCCATCCCCTCCGGCTGCCAATGGGGCATCTTCCTGCGCAACCACGACGAACTCACCCTGGAGATGGTCACCGACGAAGAACGCGACTACATGTATGCGGAATACGCCAAGGACCCCCGCATGCGCGCCAACATCGGCATCCGCCGGCGCCTGGCCACCCTCCTGGACAACGACCGCAACCAGATCGAACTGTTCACCGCACTCCTGCTGTCCCTGCCCGGCTCCCCGATCCTCTACTACGGCGACGAGATCGGCATGGGCGACAACATCTGGCTCGGCGACCGCGACGCGGTACGCACCCCCATGCAGTGGACCCCCGACCGCAACGCCGGATTCTCCTCCTGCGACCCCGGACGCCTCTTCCTGCCCACCATCATGGACCCCGTCCACGGCTACCAGGTCACCAACGTCGAAGCCTCCATGAGCAACCCCTCCAGCCTGCTCCACTGGACCCGACGCATGATCGAGATCCGCAAACAGAACCCCGCCTTCGGCCTCGGCTCCTACACCGAACTCCCCTCCTCCAACCCCGCCGTCATCGCCTTCCTGCGCGAGTACAAGGACGACCTCGTCCTGTGCGTCCACAACTTCTCCCGCTTCGCCCAGCCCACCGAACTCGACCTCCAGGCCTTCGCCGGACGCCACCCCGTCGAACTCATCGGCGGCGTCCGCTTCCCCGCCATCGGCGAGCTCCCCTACCTCCTCACCCTCGCCGGCCACGGCTTCTACTGGTTCCGGCTCCGCAAGGACACGGTCCGGTCCCGGTGA
- a CDS encoding maltokinase — MSEAVTHSVPSTSTDPGLLASLDPLLREWLPRQRWFAGKGRPVTGFSLVSATEILPLNSALGLLHLLVQAHQPLVPTQGAPSHPGDCYQLLLGVRETLPPRLAPALIGHPTRGPLAGRTVYEALHDPRPAGVLLEALRGRARLGELRFERDRQQEIRDDLVPRLVTAEQSNSSLVYGDTFILKLLRRIVPGINPDLELPLALAREGCPRVLAPAGWMLADLAGHPGDPYVLGVLQPFLQGASDGWELALRELAKGEDFSGEARALGRATAEVHTALARALPAVTLGHRQMELLTDGMTERLEAAVQAVPLLRPYAPGLRSAFDALADLAGEGETWTAQRIHGDLHLGQCLRSPSGDWSLIDFEGEPSKSLTERRLPQPTARDVAGMLRSFDYAAHSLPRSPGAARAEGTPPPPPSAVPGWADTCRAAFCSGYAEAGGRDPRTDPVLLRAYETDKAIYEVVYEARHRPDWLPVPMAAIARLAFPGTAPS, encoded by the coding sequence ATGTCCGAAGCCGTCACTCATTCAGTGCCCTCCACGTCGACGGACCCCGGTCTCCTCGCGTCCCTCGACCCACTGCTCCGCGAGTGGCTCCCACGGCAGCGGTGGTTCGCGGGCAAGGGCCGCCCCGTCACCGGGTTCTCCCTGGTCTCGGCGACGGAGATCCTGCCGCTGAACTCCGCGCTGGGACTGCTCCACCTGCTCGTACAGGCGCACCAGCCGCTCGTACCGACGCAGGGAGCCCCCTCGCACCCGGGCGACTGCTACCAGCTGTTGCTCGGTGTGCGCGAAACGCTGCCGCCGCGGCTGGCGCCCGCGCTGATCGGCCACCCGACGCGGGGCCCGCTGGCCGGGCGCACCGTGTACGAGGCGCTGCACGACCCACGGCCCGCCGGCGTCCTGCTGGAGGCCCTGCGGGGACGGGCGCGCCTCGGTGAGCTGCGTTTCGAGCGCGACAGGCAGCAGGAGATCCGGGACGACCTGGTGCCCCGCCTCGTGACGGCCGAGCAGTCGAATTCGTCCCTCGTCTATGGAGATACGTTCATCCTGAAGCTCCTGCGCAGGATCGTGCCGGGGATCAACCCCGATCTGGAGCTGCCGCTGGCGCTGGCCCGCGAGGGCTGCCCGCGCGTTCTGGCGCCGGCCGGCTGGATGCTGGCGGACCTGGCCGGCCACCCCGGGGACCCGTACGTCCTGGGTGTCCTGCAGCCCTTCCTCCAGGGTGCCTCGGACGGCTGGGAGCTCGCCCTGCGCGAGCTCGCCAAGGGCGAGGACTTCAGCGGGGAGGCCCGGGCGCTCGGCCGCGCCACGGCCGAGGTGCACACGGCGCTGGCCCGGGCGCTGCCCGCGGTGACCCTGGGGCACCGGCAGATGGAACTGCTCACGGACGGCATGACCGAGCGGCTGGAGGCGGCCGTGCAGGCGGTGCCCCTCCTGCGGCCGTACGCGCCCGGTCTGCGCTCCGCCTTCGACGCGCTCGCCGATCTGGCGGGCGAGGGCGAGACGTGGACGGCCCAGCGGATACACGGCGACCTGCATCTGGGGCAGTGCCTGCGGTCACCGTCCGGGGACTGGTCGCTGATCGACTTCGAGGGCGAGCCCTCCAAGTCGCTCACCGAGCGGCGTCTGCCCCAGCCGACCGCCCGGGACGTGGCCGGCATGCTCCGCTCCTTCGACTACGCCGCGCACTCGCTCCCCCGGAGTCCCGGAGCCGCCCGGGCGGAGGGGACGCCCCCGCCGCCCCCGTCCGCCGTGCCCGGCTGGGCCGACACGTGCCGGGCCGCCTTCTGCTCCGGGTACGCCGAGGCGGGCGGCCGCGATCCGCGCACGGATCCGGTGCTGCTGCGCGCCTACGAGACCGACAAGGCGATCTACGAGGTCGTGTACGAGGCACGGCACCGGCCGGACTGGCTGCCGGTGCCGATGGCGGCGATCGCCCGCCTGGCCTTCCCCGGCACCGCCCCGTCCTGA
- the glgB gene encoding 1,4-alpha-glucan branching enzyme — MTPRPNPPGKKPKSSKAKAKAKAAEKAADQAKDRPAAQDVRAEATEPTPTPVPASAPAPASAPAPAPAPAPAPDTVVARVADPEPESVQDVRPQQDIRSQAVLDRTDRERLLGGAHHDPHSVLGAHPVDGGVVFRALRPYALSVTVVAEDLRAELHDDGDGFFSAVLPLREVPEYRLSVEYEGAVQDIEDAYRFLPTLGDLDLHLFGEGRHEQLWTVLGAEPMEHQGVTGTRFSVWAPNARGVRVAGTFNFWDATAFPMRSLGSSGVWELFAPGVGEGELYKFEITRPDGSKTLRADPMARRTEVPPATSSVIHTSRHEWQDEEWMARRADRPAHKAPFSVYELHLASWRPGLTYRQLAEQLPAYISDLGFTHVELMPVAEHPFGGSWGYQVTGFYAPTARLGTPDDFKYLVDALHRAGIGVIMDWVPAHFPRDEWALAEFDGRPLYEHEDPLRAAHPDWGTLEFDYGRREVRNFLVANAVYWCEEFHIDGLRVDAVASMLYLDYSREAGQWTPNVHGGRENLDAVAFLQEMNATVYRREPGVVTIAEESTAWDGVTRATHHIGPGGFGGLGFGLKWNMGWMHDSLDYVSHEPVYRKYHHHEMTFSMVYAYSENYVLPISHDEVVHGKRSLVSKMPGDWWQQRATQRAYLGFMWAHPGKQLIFMGQEFAQGAEWSEAHGPDWWLLDPAYGAEAEHRGVRDLVRDLNSVYRHVPALWELDTDPAGFGWVAGDAAEDNVFAFLRYAADGSPLLAVSNFSPVVRHEYRLGVPDDVAAWHEVLNTDSGRYGGADVSNVDPVKPDDLPWHGHPSSIRLTLPPLSTVWLRPA; from the coding sequence GTGACGCCCCGCCCGAACCCGCCCGGCAAGAAGCCGAAGAGCTCGAAGGCCAAGGCCAAGGCCAAGGCCGCCGAAAAGGCCGCCGACCAGGCGAAGGACCGGCCGGCGGCGCAGGACGTACGGGCCGAGGCCACGGAGCCCACGCCCACGCCTGTCCCCGCATCCGCACCGGCACCGGCATCCGCACCAGCACCGGCACCGGCACCGGCACCGGCACCGGACACGGTGGTGGCGCGGGTCGCCGACCCGGAACCGGAGTCCGTTCAGGACGTGCGGCCGCAGCAGGACATACGGTCGCAGGCGGTACTGGACCGTACCGACCGGGAACGGCTCCTCGGGGGCGCGCACCACGACCCGCACTCCGTGCTCGGGGCCCACCCCGTGGACGGCGGGGTGGTCTTCCGGGCGCTGCGGCCGTACGCGCTCTCCGTGACCGTCGTCGCCGAGGACCTGCGGGCCGAGCTGCACGACGACGGGGACGGGTTCTTCTCCGCCGTGCTGCCGCTGCGGGAGGTTCCGGAGTACCGGCTCTCGGTGGAGTACGAGGGAGCCGTCCAGGACATCGAGGACGCGTACCGCTTCCTGCCCACGCTCGGCGACCTCGACCTGCACCTGTTCGGGGAGGGCCGGCACGAACAGCTGTGGACGGTCCTCGGCGCGGAGCCGATGGAGCACCAGGGCGTCACCGGCACCCGCTTCTCGGTCTGGGCGCCGAACGCCCGCGGGGTCCGGGTGGCCGGCACCTTCAACTTCTGGGACGCGACCGCGTTCCCGATGCGCTCGCTGGGCTCGTCCGGTGTGTGGGAGCTGTTCGCCCCGGGGGTCGGCGAGGGCGAGCTGTACAAGTTCGAGATCACCAGGCCCGACGGGTCGAAGACGCTGCGGGCCGACCCGATGGCCCGGCGCACGGAGGTGCCGCCCGCCACGTCCTCGGTGATCCACACCTCGCGGCACGAGTGGCAGGACGAGGAGTGGATGGCACGCCGGGCCGACCGGCCCGCGCACAAGGCCCCGTTCTCCGTCTACGAGCTGCACCTGGCGTCCTGGCGGCCCGGCCTGACGTACCGTCAGCTCGCCGAGCAGCTGCCCGCCTACATCTCCGACCTCGGTTTCACCCACGTCGAGCTGATGCCGGTCGCCGAGCACCCCTTCGGCGGCTCCTGGGGCTACCAGGTCACCGGCTTCTACGCACCCACCGCCCGTCTCGGCACCCCGGACGACTTCAAGTACCTCGTCGACGCCCTGCACCGGGCCGGCATCGGCGTGATCATGGACTGGGTGCCCGCGCACTTCCCGCGGGACGAGTGGGCGCTGGCCGAGTTCGACGGGCGTCCGCTGTACGAGCACGAGGACCCGCTGCGGGCCGCGCACCCCGACTGGGGGACCCTCGAGTTCGACTACGGGCGGCGCGAGGTGCGCAACTTCCTCGTCGCCAACGCCGTGTACTGGTGCGAGGAGTTCCACATCGACGGGCTGCGGGTCGACGCCGTCGCCTCCATGCTCTACCTCGACTACTCGCGCGAGGCCGGGCAGTGGACGCCCAACGTCCACGGCGGCCGGGAGAACCTCGACGCGGTCGCCTTCCTCCAGGAGATGAACGCCACCGTCTACCGGCGCGAGCCCGGGGTCGTCACGATCGCCGAGGAGTCGACCGCGTGGGACGGCGTCACCCGGGCGACCCACCACATAGGGCCGGGCGGCTTCGGCGGGCTGGGCTTCGGCCTGAAGTGGAACATGGGGTGGATGCACGACTCGCTGGACTACGTCTCGCACGAGCCGGTGTACCGCAAGTACCACCACCACGAGATGACGTTCTCGATGGTGTACGCGTACAGCGAGAACTACGTGCTGCCCATCTCGCACGACGAGGTGGTGCACGGCAAGCGGTCGCTGGTGTCGAAGATGCCCGGCGACTGGTGGCAGCAGCGCGCCACCCAGCGCGCCTACCTGGGCTTCATGTGGGCCCATCCCGGCAAGCAGCTCATCTTCATGGGGCAGGAGTTCGCGCAGGGCGCCGAGTGGTCGGAGGCGCACGGGCCCGACTGGTGGCTCCTCGACCCGGCGTACGGGGCCGAGGCCGAGCACCGGGGCGTCCGCGACCTCGTCCGCGACCTCAACTCGGTGTACCGGCATGTGCCGGCGCTCTGGGAGCTCGACACCGATCCGGCCGGGTTCGGCTGGGTCGCCGGGGACGCGGCGGAGGACAACGTGTTCGCCTTCCTGCGGTACGCCGCCGACGGGTCGCCGCTGCTGGCCGTGTCCAACTTCTCGCCCGTGGTGCGGCACGAGTACCGGCTCGGGGTGCCGGACGACGTGGCCGCGTGGCACGAGGTGCTCAACACGGACTCCGGGCGGTACGGCGGGGCCGACGTCTCGAACGTCGATCCCGTCAAGCCGGACGACCTGCCGTGGCACGGCCACCCGTCCAGCATCCGCCTGACGCTGCCACCCCTGTCGACGGTGTGGCTGCGCCCGGCGTAG
- a CDS encoding ATP-binding domain-containing protein has product MRREQEFIDGLHARVDALRGGTEASVADALAQGSTPMQARLERDVLVAERSGLLAALNAVDGSLCFGRIDLADSSDPTHPAHLTHHIGRIGIRADDAEHTPILIDWRAPVARPFYLATGHTPMGLRRRRHITTEGRAVTALHDEILDLGDQVRTGHEDPTGDAVLLSALNSARTGRMNDIVQTIQAEQDRIIRAPHRGILVVEGGPGTGKTAVALHRAAYLLYEHRELLAKRAVLIVGPNPAFLGYIAEVLPSLGETGVLLATVGELYPGVRASATDTAEAAAVKGGAGMADVLAAVVRDRQALPDPVIAVEHDRDILMLDEGLVRVARDRTRELRLPHNAAREHFEGHILNTLTDMVAERIGTDPFDGTNLLDPSDITQIRDDLAENPEVWAAIDRLWPRVTPRRLVADFLAEPDAYLTVADAEAVRRPVTRAWTTADVPLLDEAAELLGDDDRTTRAAAEQERDRQVAYAQGVLDVSYASRTYEFEDMDVEDAEVLSAHDIIDAERMAERHEEDDHRSAAERAAADRTWAFGHIIVDEAQELSPMAWRLLMRRSPTRSMTLVGDPAQTSEAGGVGSWSDILHPYVGDRWEHTRLAVNYRTPSEIMEVAAAVPRAERPDFEPPGSVRSTGVRPLVRPDADLPGAVEKVAAELAPAEGRLAVIAPRDLHGVLAARLDGVVAGAEPDLTRSVVLLDPRQAKGLEFDAVVVVEPGRFGTSDLYVALTRATQALGIVHAAPLPKALAAALP; this is encoded by the coding sequence TTGCGCCGTGAGCAGGAATTCATCGACGGCCTCCACGCGCGTGTGGACGCGCTGCGCGGCGGCACCGAGGCCTCCGTCGCGGACGCCCTCGCGCAGGGCAGCACCCCGATGCAGGCCCGCCTCGAACGGGACGTCCTCGTCGCCGAACGTTCCGGTCTGCTCGCCGCGCTGAACGCGGTCGACGGCTCGCTCTGCTTCGGCCGGATCGACCTGGCGGACTCCTCCGACCCCACTCATCCCGCCCACCTCACCCACCACATCGGCCGCATCGGCATCCGTGCCGACGACGCCGAGCACACCCCGATCCTGATCGACTGGCGCGCCCCGGTCGCCCGCCCCTTCTACCTCGCCACCGGTCACACCCCCATGGGGCTGCGCCGCCGGCGGCACATCACCACCGAGGGCCGGGCCGTGACCGCGCTGCACGACGAGATCCTCGACCTGGGGGACCAGGTGCGCACCGGGCACGAGGACCCGACCGGGGACGCCGTGCTGCTCTCCGCTCTCAACTCCGCCCGCACCGGCCGCATGAACGACATCGTGCAGACCATCCAGGCCGAGCAGGACCGCATCATCCGCGCCCCGCACCGCGGGATCCTGGTGGTGGAGGGCGGCCCCGGCACCGGCAAGACGGCGGTGGCGCTGCACCGGGCCGCCTACCTCCTCTACGAGCACCGGGAACTGCTCGCCAAGCGGGCCGTCCTGATCGTCGGCCCGAACCCCGCCTTCCTCGGCTACATCGCCGAGGTCCTGCCCTCGCTCGGTGAGACGGGCGTCCTGCTCGCGACCGTCGGCGAGCTGTACCCCGGGGTGCGGGCGAGTGCCACCGACACCGCGGAGGCCGCCGCGGTGAAGGGCGGCGCCGGTATGGCCGACGTCCTCGCCGCCGTCGTGCGCGACCGCCAGGCGCTGCCCGATCCGGTGATCGCCGTCGAGCACGACCGGGACATACTGATGCTCGACGAGGGTCTCGTACGCGTCGCCCGCGACCGCACCCGTGAACTGCGGCTGCCGCACAACGCGGCCCGCGAGCACTTCGAGGGGCACATCCTCAACACCCTCACCGACATGGTGGCCGAGCGGATCGGCACGGACCCCTTCGACGGCACGAACCTGCTGGACCCGAGCGACATCACCCAGATCCGCGACGACCTCGCCGAGAACCCCGAGGTCTGGGCCGCCATCGACCGGTTGTGGCCGCGCGTCACCCCGCGGCGCCTCGTCGCGGACTTCCTCGCCGAGCCCGACGCGTACCTCACCGTGGCGGACGCGGAGGCCGTCCGCCGCCCGGTGACCCGTGCCTGGACGACCGCCGACGTCCCTCTCCTCGACGAGGCCGCCGAACTCCTCGGCGACGACGACCGGACGACACGGGCCGCCGCCGAGCAGGAACGGGACCGGCAGGTCGCGTACGCCCAGGGCGTCCTCGACGTCTCGTACGCGTCCAGGACGTACGAGTTCGAGGACATGGACGTGGAGGACGCGGAGGTCCTGTCGGCGCACGACATCATCGACGCCGAGCGGATGGCCGAGCGCCACGAGGAGGACGACCACCGCAGCGCCGCCGAGCGGGCCGCGGCCGACCGGACCTGGGCGTTCGGGCACATCATCGTCGACGAGGCGCAGGAGTTGTCCCCGATGGCCTGGCGGCTGCTGATGCGCCGCAGCCCCACGCGGTCGATGACGCTCGTGGGCGACCCCGCCCAGACGTCCGAGGCCGGGGGTGTCGGTTCCTGGTCGGACATCCTCCACCCCTATGTCGGGGACCGCTGGGAGCACACCCGGCTCGCGGTCAACTACCGCACACCGTCCGAGATCATGGAGGTCGCGGCGGCCGTCCCGCGGGCCGAGCGGCCGGATTTCGAGCCGCCGGGTTCGGTGCGGTCCACGGGGGTGCGTCCCCTGGTGCGCCCGGACGCCGACCTGCCCGGTGCGGTGGAGAAGGTGGCCGCCGAACTGGCCCCCGCCGAGGGGCGGCTCGCGGTGATCGCGCCGCGCGACCTGCACGGGGTGCTGGCCGCCCGGCTGGACGGGGTGGTGGCGGGGGCGGAGCCGGATCTGACCCGGTCGGTCGTGCTGCTCGATCCCCGGCAGGCGAAGGGGCTCGAGTTCGACGCGGTGGTGGTGGTCGAGCCGGGGCGGTTCGGCACGAGCGACCTGTACGTGGCCCTGACGCGGGCCACGCAGGCGCTGGGCATCGTGCACGCGGCTCCGCTGCCAAAGGCTTTGGCGGCCGCCCTGCCTTAG
- a CDS encoding co-chaperone YbbN, which produces MIKAAGVAEVTDADFEAEVIGAELPVLVEFTADWCPPCRQIAPVLSAVAAEHAGRLKVVQLDVDTNPETTNAYRVLSMPTLMVFRGGRPVKSMVGARPRRRLLEELADVL; this is translated from the coding sequence GTGATCAAGGCGGCAGGAGTGGCCGAGGTGACGGACGCGGACTTCGAGGCGGAGGTGATCGGGGCGGAGCTGCCCGTACTGGTGGAGTTCACCGCGGACTGGTGCCCGCCGTGCCGGCAGATCGCGCCGGTGCTGAGCGCCGTCGCCGCCGAGCACGCCGGCCGGCTCAAGGTGGTGCAGCTGGACGTGGACACGAACCCGGAGACGACGAACGCGTACAGGGTGCTGTCGATGCCCACCCTGATGGTGTTCCGCGGCGGGCGGCCGGTGAAGTCGATGGTGGGCGCCCGGCCCAGGCGGCGGCTGCTGGAGGAGCTCGCGGACGTCCTCTGA
- a CDS encoding MerR family transcriptional regulator translates to MRIGELAARAGTTTRTLRYYESRGLLPARRGSNGYRAYDEDDLKLLRQIRTLQDFGFDLEETRPFVECLRAGHPQGDACPASLAVYRRKLGELDALIDELRSVREQVGGQLARAERAMGDLAAEAAVPGGPEPVCELGGRTR, encoded by the coding sequence ATGCGAATCGGCGAGCTGGCGGCGCGGGCCGGGACCACCACGCGGACGCTCCGGTACTACGAGTCGCGGGGGCTGCTGCCCGCGCGGCGCGGGAGCAACGGGTACCGGGCGTACGACGAGGACGACCTGAAACTGCTGCGGCAGATCAGGACGCTGCAGGACTTCGGGTTCGACCTGGAGGAGACGCGACCCTTCGTGGAGTGCCTGCGGGCCGGCCATCCGCAGGGCGACGCCTGCCCGGCCTCGCTCGCCGTCTACCGGCGCAAGCTGGGTGAGCTGGACGCGCTGATCGACGAGCTGCGGTCCGTACGCGAACAGGTCGGCGGACAGCTGGCGCGGGCCGAGCGGGCGATGGGCGACCTGGCGGCCGAGGCGGCGGTTCCGGGCGGTCCGGAACCGGTATGCGAACTGGGAGGGCGGACACGGTGA